A section of the Salmo salar chromosome ssa05, Ssal_v3.1, whole genome shotgun sequence genome encodes:
- the LOC106604895 gene encoding homeobox protein CDX-1, translating to MYVSYLMDQNTGMYSNSVGHPTQPLNSQNFMQYTDFTGYHHVTGISDPHAQMTGVWNPAYLAGPREEWSPYGQSADFHGLSPGTEQISFSSPDLTSILPTGPGTLPSLNSPAGQYSPDSERRNSYDWIRHNVHSSSTGGKTRTKDKYRVVYTDQQRLELEKEFQYSRYITIRRKTELALGLSLSERQVKIWFQNRRAKERKITKKKIQLSQQASKTTTTLTFPPSCLADPSNGSMATSSSLLSETISMTIKEEY from the exons ATGTACGTGAGTTACCTGATGGATCAAAACACCGGAATGTACTCAAATTCCGTGGGACACCCGACTCAACCTCTGAACAGTCAGAACTTCATGCAATATACGGATTTCACCGGTTATCATCACGTCACAGGCATCAGTGACCCGCATGCCCAGATGACAGGTGTGTGGAACCCTGCTTACTTAGCAGGTCCGCGGGAGGAGTGGTCACCGTATGGCCAGAGCGCGGACTTCCACGGTTTGAGCCCAGGTACAGAACAGATAAGTTTCAGTTCCCCGGATCTGACATCCATCCTGCCTACGGGGCCGGGAACTCTTCCATCACTCAACTCACCTGCCGGGCAGTACTCTCCAGACTCAGAGAGAAGAAACTCATACGACTGGATCAGACACAATGTACATTCATCCAGTACAG GAGGGAAGACGCGGACCAAGGACAAGTACAGGGTGGTGTACACAGACCAGCAGCGCCTAGAGCTAGAGAAGGAGTTCCAGTACAGCCGCTACATCACCATCAGGAGgaagacagagctggccctgggcCTCAGCCTCTCAGAGAGACAG GTAAAGATCTGGTTCCAGAACAGGAGAGCCAAGGAGAGGAAAATTACCAAGAAGAAGATCCAGCTGTCCCAGCAGGCCTCTAAGACTACAACTACCCTGACCTTTCCCCCATCCTGCCTGGCTGACCCCAGCAACGGCTCCATGGCAACCAGCTCCAGCTTGTTGTCAGAGACAATATCAATGACTATAAAAGAGGAGTACTGA